A stretch of the Polynucleobacter tropicus genome encodes the following:
- a CDS encoding PqiC family protein, whose protein sequence is MMKTFLLIVTALVLSACSLPTRAPVTPTSWMVAPERVGAPRQARTEYWLKIGPVAVAPPYDGKSLVYRLGDARYERDFYNVYTSIPAEMIGSAERQWINQSNIFSAALGQGNSYFSYYFLQATVNEFYGDYRVRPEAVVSMEFLLSYTNSAKGSSMIGTNRYTKRVALKDNTPQALVLGQQQALAEIFKEYENQLNQYAGNLPKPLGQ, encoded by the coding sequence ATGATGAAGACGTTTTTATTGATTGTCACAGCATTGGTATTGAGCGCTTGCTCATTGCCTACTCGCGCACCAGTTACGCCGACAAGTTGGATGGTTGCACCAGAGCGTGTAGGGGCGCCTCGTCAAGCTCGTACAGAGTATTGGTTAAAGATTGGTCCTGTGGCGGTTGCCCCGCCATATGATGGCAAATCTTTGGTATATCGCCTTGGCGACGCGCGCTATGAGAGGGATTTCTATAACGTTTATACCTCCATACCTGCCGAGATGATTGGGAGCGCTGAGCGTCAGTGGATTAATCAATCAAATATCTTTTCTGCAGCGCTAGGTCAGGGTAATAGTTATTTTTCATATTACTTCTTGCAGGCAACCGTTAATGAATTCTATGGAGACTATCGCGTCAGACCTGAGGCGGTAGTCAGTATGGAGTTTTTGCTTAGCTATACCAATAGCGCTAAAGGGAGTTCCATGATCGGTACTAACCGCTATACCAAGCGTGTTGCCTTAAAAGATAACACTCCGCAAGCCTTGGTGTTGGGTCAGCAACAGGCCTTGGCAGAGATTTTTAAAGAGTATGAAAATCAGCTTAATCAATATGCCGGTAATTTACCCAAACCATTAGGACAATAG
- a CDS encoding RNA polymerase sigma factor: MASAQELSDFLSSVEQRAFKQAVYAVRDDDAAMDIVQDAMIKLAEKYGDKPAAELPLLFTRILQNRIHDWFRRQKVRNAWVTLFSSMGRKAEENDDFDPLESLSAPDDSEIHQDGAKQLEKSQLLQTLESEIAKLPVRQREAFLMRYWDELSITDTAKAMNCSEGSVKTHCSRATQSLAKALKLKGITL, encoded by the coding sequence ATGGCATCCGCCCAAGAACTATCCGACTTTCTCAGCAGCGTTGAGCAGCGTGCTTTTAAGCAAGCGGTATACGCCGTGCGCGACGATGACGCGGCAATGGATATTGTTCAAGATGCCATGATTAAGTTGGCTGAGAAATACGGGGATAAACCTGCTGCTGAACTCCCCTTGCTCTTCACCCGCATTCTGCAAAACCGGATTCATGACTGGTTTCGTCGTCAAAAGGTCAGAAATGCTTGGGTGACCCTGTTCTCCAGCATGGGCAGAAAAGCTGAAGAAAACGACGATTTTGACCCTCTTGAGTCACTTTCAGCTCCAGATGACAGTGAAATTCACCAAGATGGGGCAAAACAGCTCGAAAAGAGTCAGCTTTTACAGACTTTGGAGTCAGAAATCGCTAAATTACCTGTACGTCAACGAGAAGCCTTCCTGATGCGTTATTGGGATGAGCTAAGCATTACCGACACCGCCAAAGCCATGAATTGCAGCGAAGGTAGTGTCAAAACGCATTGCTCTAGAGCAACGCAATCATTAGCTAAAGCATTGAAATTAAAAGGAATTACCCTGTGA
- a CDS encoding tripartite tricarboxylate transporter substrate binding protein BugE translates to MRTLSAIVSVVISFFGLVGFAHAQNFPNKPIRLIVPFAPGGSTDIIARAVGDALGRQLGQPVIVENKAGGGGSIGALEVMRAPKDGYTIGMATVSTTAANPAINPKIGYDPITDFTAISNIAATPNIIAVNPSFPAKDFKTFMAVLKANPGKYSYSSSGTGGIGHLQTELFKSLAGVYIVHIPYRGAGPALADTVGGQVSMIFDNLPSTLPFVKDGKLIPIVIAAPKRLAQLPNVPTFSEVGLAPVNRMAYYGLLGPAGIPKDIVDKYYAALKVVVADPAVKKRIEETGSIINVNGPEAFSKEIKAEYVVYKEVVAKQKLALD, encoded by the coding sequence ATGCGCACCTTATCTGCAATAGTAAGCGTAGTAATTTCATTTTTTGGCTTAGTTGGATTTGCCCATGCGCAAAACTTCCCAAATAAACCCATTCGTTTAATTGTTCCATTTGCGCCTGGTGGCAGTACCGACATCATTGCCCGTGCAGTTGGTGATGCGCTAGGTCGCCAGCTTGGCCAACCAGTGATTGTCGAAAATAAAGCGGGTGGGGGTGGCTCTATCGGGGCGCTAGAAGTGATGCGTGCGCCTAAAGATGGTTACACCATCGGCATGGCTACTGTATCGACTACAGCTGCAAATCCTGCGATTAATCCGAAGATTGGTTATGACCCCATTACTGATTTCACGGCTATTAGTAATATCGCTGCAACTCCAAACATTATTGCGGTCAATCCTTCTTTCCCAGCTAAAGACTTCAAAACCTTTATGGCTGTTTTAAAAGCCAACCCTGGAAAGTATTCTTATTCAAGTTCAGGTACTGGGGGTATTGGCCATTTACAAACCGAGTTGTTCAAGAGTTTGGCTGGTGTATACATCGTACATATTCCATATCGTGGCGCGGGTCCTGCATTGGCTGATACCGTTGGCGGTCAGGTTTCCATGATTTTTGATAACTTGCCCTCTACATTGCCCTTTGTGAAAGATGGCAAATTGATTCCGATCGTGATTGCAGCGCCTAAACGTTTAGCTCAACTACCAAACGTTCCCACTTTCTCGGAAGTTGGTTTAGCCCCTGTAAACCGTATGGCTTATTACGGCTTATTAGGGCCAGCAGGCATTCCGAAGGATATAGTGGATAAATACTATGCCGCCTTAAAAGTTGTTGTGGCTGATCCGGCAGTTAAGAAGCGCATTGAAGAGACAGGTTCGATCATCAACGTGAATGGACCAGAAGCCTTCTCAAAAGAGATTAAAGCAGAATATGTGGTCTACAAAGAAGTAGTGGCGAAACAAAAATTGGCTTTAGATTAA
- a CDS encoding ABC transporter permease, translating to MITRIQNLLSGLRQDLRSKELRWLLAALVISVSALTSVSFLADRMHRAFEFDARQLLASDLLIVSDQPMPQSLIEYAQQLGLDAAQTTVFPSMASSPTQSKLASIKAVSATYPLRGSLAINPLGTESSKELPQKHGPSAGTVWVEPAILRNLQIKLGDELRLGDRQFQITGVLVKELDRGAGFMNFAPRVMMSLDDLPSTGLVGMGSRVTYRLLLAGSDNAIATYREWAEQSIQNQNLRGIRIETLENAQPMMRKTLERAEQFLSLVALLTAMISAVAIALSARRYAVGQADVCATLKCFGATRRTILRKQWATMLSLCALSVILGSIIGFLAQEALTRVLGNLLVASLPGPCLFPVLWSTAFTWVLLFAFAGPPLLSLSSVSPMRLIRKEFEFAGVSTLWLFVLALASCATLIALVARDWKLALWVGLSFIGALLIFSLCARVSLWLVSKISMRQFATRFAYTAMERRSGFAVMQITALGIAIMAILLIFLLRQDLLNSWRDNIPQKAPNRFMINVQEDQKVNLAKLIESSGAPKPDFYPMVRGRLVQVNGVDISPSSYTDENAKRLVDREFNLSYSDQLPAGNRILSGQWIAGDQPQISIESGIAKTLKLKLGDQLTYEVAGETVVAPITSIRKLDWSSMRVNFFVIMPPALLRSMPQSWITSYYQAPNLDSLDFQINQAYPNVTMVDVSASLQQIQEVLNKLSTALGLLFIFTLMAAILVLMTSMAATQDERYRNASLLKAIGASQKMIKQIAITELFIIGAVAGLLAGISAGMAAWCLGRYVMDIEFNAFAQAIALGLVLGVVATMLAGYRFQRRIQGATAVQCLREY from the coding sequence TTGATTACTCGGATTCAGAATCTATTGAGTGGTTTACGGCAAGACCTGCGCTCGAAAGAGCTCAGGTGGTTGCTTGCTGCCCTAGTTATTTCTGTAAGCGCTTTAACAAGCGTTAGTTTTTTAGCGGATCGCATGCATCGTGCGTTTGAGTTTGATGCCCGCCAACTCCTGGCATCTGATTTGTTGATCGTTTCGGATCAGCCCATGCCACAAAGCCTGATCGAGTATGCTCAGCAATTGGGCTTAGACGCTGCGCAAACAACCGTCTTTCCTAGCATGGCCAGCAGCCCCACGCAAAGTAAATTGGCCTCTATTAAAGCCGTTAGTGCGACTTATCCCTTACGGGGATCTTTAGCTATTAATCCGCTGGGAACCGAATCATCCAAAGAGTTGCCTCAAAAGCATGGACCATCGGCTGGCACTGTCTGGGTAGAGCCGGCTATTCTCCGAAATTTACAAATAAAACTAGGCGACGAATTACGTTTAGGGGATCGCCAATTTCAGATTACGGGTGTGTTGGTTAAAGAGCTCGACCGTGGCGCTGGATTTATGAATTTCGCACCACGCGTCATGATGTCTTTAGATGACTTGCCATCAACTGGCTTGGTGGGAATGGGAAGTCGAGTCACTTACCGCTTATTGCTGGCAGGATCAGATAATGCTATCGCCACCTATCGTGAATGGGCGGAGCAATCGATACAGAATCAAAATTTGCGTGGTATTCGTATTGAAACGCTCGAGAACGCGCAGCCCATGATGCGCAAGACATTAGAGAGGGCAGAGCAGTTCTTATCACTGGTTGCTTTACTCACTGCCATGATTTCTGCGGTGGCGATTGCTTTATCAGCAAGGCGCTATGCCGTTGGGCAGGCGGATGTTTGTGCAACCTTGAAATGCTTTGGCGCCACTAGAAGAACCATTTTGAGAAAACAGTGGGCTACGATGCTGTCCTTATGTGCATTGTCTGTAATCTTGGGCTCGATTATTGGTTTCTTGGCACAAGAAGCTCTGACTCGCGTATTGGGCAATCTGCTTGTTGCCTCTTTACCAGGTCCATGCTTGTTTCCCGTTCTATGGAGTACGGCATTCACTTGGGTCTTGCTATTTGCCTTCGCGGGGCCGCCTTTGTTAAGCCTATCTTCGGTATCGCCAATGCGTTTGATTCGTAAAGAATTTGAGTTTGCAGGTGTTTCTACGCTTTGGTTATTTGTGTTGGCTTTGGCTAGTTGCGCTACATTGATTGCGTTAGTGGCTCGTGATTGGAAGTTGGCGCTTTGGGTAGGGTTAAGCTTTATCGGCGCGTTACTTATATTTTCATTGTGCGCTCGCGTTTCTCTATGGCTTGTTTCTAAGATTTCAATGCGTCAATTTGCTACACGCTTTGCCTATACGGCGATGGAGCGACGCTCAGGCTTTGCTGTGATGCAGATAACTGCACTAGGCATCGCCATCATGGCCATACTTTTGATCTTCTTATTAAGACAAGACTTGCTAAATTCCTGGCGCGACAATATTCCTCAAAAAGCACCCAATCGTTTCATGATTAATGTGCAAGAGGATCAAAAGGTCAATCTAGCTAAGCTTATTGAATCCTCGGGTGCGCCTAAGCCTGATTTTTATCCGATGGTGAGAGGTCGCTTGGTTCAAGTCAATGGTGTTGATATTTCACCTAGCAGCTATACGGATGAGAACGCAAAACGTTTGGTTGATCGAGAATTTAATCTTTCTTACTCGGATCAATTGCCAGCAGGTAATCGCATCTTGTCAGGACAATGGATTGCAGGTGATCAGCCGCAAATCTCTATTGAGTCAGGTATTGCCAAGACCTTAAAGCTCAAGCTTGGTGATCAATTAACTTATGAAGTCGCCGGTGAAACGGTCGTCGCACCCATTACTTCCATTCGTAAATTAGATTGGAGCTCCATGCGTGTGAACTTCTTTGTCATCATGCCCCCAGCGCTATTACGATCGATGCCGCAATCATGGATCACTTCTTACTATCAAGCGCCGAATCTAGATAGCTTAGACTTTCAGATTAACCAGGCTTATCCCAATGTCACTATGGTGGATGTCTCAGCATCTTTGCAGCAGATTCAGGAAGTATTGAATAAGCTTTCAACGGCATTGGGCTTATTGTTCATATTTACGCTAATGGCAGCGATTCTGGTGTTAATGACTTCTATGGCTGCTACGCAAGACGAACGTTATCGCAATGCCTCTTTATTGAAGGCTATAGGTGCATCGCAAAAGATGATCAAGCAGATTGCAATTACGGAGTTGTTCATTATTGGAGCAGTTGCAGGTTTATTAGCTGGCATTTCTGCGGGAATGGCCGCGTGGTGCTTGGGCCGTTATGTAATGGATATTGAATTTAACGCCTTTGCGCAAGCAATCGCTTTAGGTCTTGTACTTGGTGTGGTTGCCACTATGTTGGCAGGATATCGCTTTCAGAGGCGCATTCAAGGTGCTACAGCAGTGCAATGTCTGCGTGAATATTAA
- a CDS encoding SDR family oxidoreductase: MDLGIKGKVALVMASSRGLGQAMAVSLAREGVKVAVTGRSEEGLQKSVELIKAAGGVALALNWDLSDSSVIDGLVSKVEKELGPIDILINNTGGPPPTPAAGQDPALWQKSFNDMVLSLIAITDRVLPGMRQRKWGRIITSTTSGAIAPIKNLAISNTLRAALLGWSKTLAAEVAAEGITVNVIMPGRVATDRLRQLDEARAKREGTSYEDVVKASLRQIPMGRYGDPKEYGDAAAFLASQNASFITGTIMRIDGGQIQAI, encoded by the coding sequence ATGGATTTAGGTATCAAAGGCAAGGTTGCATTAGTGATGGCTTCTAGCCGTGGCTTGGGTCAGGCAATGGCGGTTTCTTTGGCGCGTGAAGGTGTGAAGGTGGCTGTCACTGGACGAAGTGAAGAAGGGCTGCAGAAATCGGTCGAGCTGATCAAAGCTGCTGGAGGTGTTGCATTAGCCTTGAACTGGGACTTATCCGATTCATCGGTAATTGATGGTTTGGTATCCAAGGTAGAAAAAGAGCTTGGCCCGATTGATATCTTGATTAACAACACTGGTGGCCCACCCCCAACACCTGCTGCAGGACAAGATCCCGCTTTGTGGCAAAAGAGTTTCAATGACATGGTGCTCTCACTCATCGCCATTACAGATCGCGTGCTTCCTGGAATGCGTCAGCGAAAGTGGGGCCGCATTATTACCAGCACCACATCTGGCGCAATCGCGCCGATTAAAAACCTGGCTATTTCCAATACATTGCGAGCAGCATTATTGGGTTGGTCAAAAACTTTAGCTGCTGAGGTTGCAGCCGAGGGGATTACGGTAAATGTCATCATGCCAGGCCGTGTTGCTACCGATCGTTTGCGTCAGTTAGATGAGGCACGTGCAAAGCGAGAAGGCACAAGCTATGAGGATGTTGTGAAAGCTAGCTTGCGTCAAATACCAATGGGGCGCTATGGTGATCCCAAGGAGTATGGTGATGCTGCAGCCTTCTTGGCAAGTCAGAATGCATCTTTCATAACTGGCACCATTATGCGAATTGATGGCGGCCAGATTCAGGCGATTTGA
- a CDS encoding RDD family protein produces the protein MTPAELSELPAPQFWRRVSCCLYEQLVLLGVIAFTFLVPNLGLGILFGVSLPSWLTFLYLYSVLGIYFVWYWTKSGQTLAMQTWRIRMIGANGFNLSRRQAIWRYVYGSLWIVPCIFLQWIFHLEKWQIIEMLFTVALFIWPLSIFLDRRSASLRQSLPDRLANSRLVELPKNLVKLS, from the coding sequence ATGACGCCTGCTGAATTAAGCGAATTACCTGCACCTCAGTTTTGGCGCCGCGTCTCTTGCTGTCTTTATGAGCAGCTTGTATTGCTTGGCGTTATCGCTTTTACTTTTCTAGTGCCCAATTTAGGTCTTGGCATACTTTTTGGCGTATCACTACCAAGCTGGTTAACCTTCCTCTACTTGTACTCAGTGTTAGGCATTTATTTTGTTTGGTATTGGACAAAATCTGGTCAAACACTTGCAATGCAAACTTGGCGCATTCGCATGATTGGTGCAAATGGTTTTAATCTAAGTAGACGCCAGGCAATTTGGCGATATGTCTATGGCTCGCTCTGGATCGTTCCCTGCATATTCTTGCAATGGATCTTTCATCTGGAGAAATGGCAAATCATTGAAATGCTCTTTACTGTCGCTTTATTCATCTGGCCACTGAGCATCTTCTTGGATAGACGCAGCGCCTCTTTACGCCAAAGTCTTCCAGACCGATTGGCAAACTCTAGATTAGTTGAATTACCGAAGAATCTAGTAAAACTTTCCTAA
- a CDS encoding ABC transporter ATP-binding protein: MTAPSNPNAVVSPSSNGGAQYAINVQNLTVGYGSNVLMQNLNFTVNNGEIFVILGGSGCGKSSLLKNLFGLYQPLSGDVLIEGQNITTAQGAERQHIMTSFGVMYQQGALFGSMNLLENVTLFMQEYTKLTQNQMDLLARCKLDLVGLLPYESYMPSEISGGMQKRAAIARAMALNPRILFLDEPSAGLDPITSADLDQTIMDLSKNLGITFVIVSHELASIYAIADKVIMLDKGAKGIIAEGDPKVLRDTSTDPRVHQFFNRIMSKDVA, from the coding sequence ATTAACGTGCAAAACCTTACTGTTGGCTACGGCAGTAATGTCTTAATGCAAAATTTGAATTTCACAGTGAATAACGGCGAGATCTTCGTGATTTTGGGGGGCTCAGGATGTGGCAAGTCCAGTTTGCTGAAAAACCTATTTGGCCTATATCAGCCTCTTTCTGGAGATGTTTTGATTGAGGGGCAAAACATCACTACCGCACAGGGAGCAGAACGTCAGCACATCATGACTAGCTTTGGCGTGATGTATCAGCAGGGTGCTTTATTTGGTTCCATGAATTTATTGGAGAATGTGACCCTGTTTATGCAGGAGTACACCAAACTAACGCAGAATCAAATGGATTTGTTGGCGCGCTGTAAGCTTGATCTTGTAGGTCTATTGCCTTATGAGTCTTATATGCCCAGTGAAATCAGTGGTGGCATGCAAAAGCGCGCAGCGATTGCTAGGGCAATGGCACTCAATCCTAGAATTTTGTTTTTGGATGAGCCTTCAGCAGGTTTGGATCCTATTACATCTGCTGATTTGGATCAGACCATTATGGACTTATCTAAAAACTTGGGGATTACCTTTGTGATTGTTTCCCATGAGTTGGCGAGCATCTACGCGATCGCCGATAAGGTCATTATGTTAGACAAAGGTGCTAAAGGCATTATTGCGGAGGGCGATCCTAAGGTATTGCGCGACACCAGCACCGATCCTCGCGTGCATCAATTCTTTAATCGCATCATGAGTAAGGACGTAGCATGA
- a CDS encoding MlaD family protein, with protein MSNNSNPNYFRLGIFVLAAIGALVTAILIFGSGQIFKKSFYVETYIKQSVTGLDAGAAVRFRGVKIGQVSFIGLTGDVYEDHIPFKDRKQYVLVRMQIFGEKVDEKQVSDFVKNNLRARVKSMGITGVNYVEFDFSPVSAEEYPPLPYNWKPEYPVVPSLPNQADEIISGIQKLIGALNDMNIDGTQKKFDALLANLNVLMAGNGKDNAGLVQSVKDMNVILERIARVTDKEELNILMRELIGTMVAIRQTVTSMQGDTQLTIENLKQTSEQLNEFSRIASQSPSSIIWGEPPAKITLPMNGTQGQSGVQK; from the coding sequence ATGAGCAATAACTCAAACCCCAATTACTTTCGCCTAGGCATTTTTGTCTTAGCGGCAATCGGTGCATTAGTGACGGCGATTTTGATTTTTGGTTCAGGCCAAATATTCAAAAAGTCCTTTTATGTAGAAACCTACATTAAGCAATCAGTAACAGGCTTAGATGCCGGCGCAGCAGTACGCTTTAGGGGCGTCAAGATTGGACAAGTAAGCTTTATTGGTCTTACAGGCGATGTATATGAAGACCATATCCCCTTTAAAGATCGAAAACAGTATGTATTGGTCCGTATGCAAATTTTCGGTGAGAAAGTTGATGAGAAGCAGGTCTCGGATTTCGTAAAAAATAATCTTCGTGCGCGCGTGAAGTCAATGGGCATTACTGGCGTTAATTATGTTGAGTTCGACTTTTCTCCAGTGAGTGCTGAGGAGTATCCGCCTTTACCATACAACTGGAAACCAGAATACCCAGTTGTGCCATCTTTGCCAAATCAAGCAGATGAAATCATTTCCGGTATTCAGAAATTGATTGGCGCTTTAAATGATATGAACATTGATGGAACTCAGAAGAAGTTTGATGCTTTACTGGCGAATCTGAACGTCTTAATGGCTGGCAATGGCAAAGACAATGCCGGTTTGGTGCAATCCGTTAAGGATATGAATGTGATCTTGGAGCGAATTGCCAGAGTTACCGACAAGGAAGAGCTCAACATCTTGATGCGTGAATTGATTGGAACCATGGTGGCGATACGTCAAACAGTTACCAGTATGCAGGGTGATACCCAGTTAACTATTGAAAATCTAAAGCAAACGAGCGAACAGCTTAATGAATTTTCGCGTATTGCTAGTCAGTCGCCATCTAGCATTATTTGGGGTGAACCACCTGCCAAAATCACACTGCCCATGAATGGCACACAAGGACAGTCAGGGGTGCAAAAATGA
- a CDS encoding DUF3106 domain-containing protein codes for MKNIASKALMATTLALLVFSATNLHAQYTNPQHGKTAAVPAKAPDGTWDNLSPSQQKTLAPLESDWDYMLPDSRKKWIYVANLYPKMTPADQDRLQSRMTSWSNLSQRDRRIARENYLTSLKFPAEKKAEAWSAYQKLSDEQKKKLAEMEAKKKPNATNAPTLQQHAIKRETTPAPAAPSPRAVQATTPETGSSVTPAAPSTTENQ; via the coding sequence ATGAAGAACATTGCTAGCAAAGCCTTGATGGCAACCACGCTGGCATTGCTCGTCTTTAGCGCAACGAATCTTCATGCGCAATATACAAACCCCCAACATGGAAAAACCGCAGCGGTACCCGCTAAGGCTCCAGATGGAACCTGGGATAACTTGAGCCCTTCGCAACAAAAGACGCTAGCGCCGCTAGAGAGCGACTGGGACTACATGCTCCCCGATAGCCGAAAAAAATGGATTTATGTAGCAAATCTCTATCCAAAGATGACTCCTGCGGATCAAGATCGTCTGCAATCACGTATGACTAGCTGGTCCAATCTCTCTCAACGCGATCGTCGCATCGCTCGCGAAAACTATCTCACTAGTTTGAAATTCCCCGCTGAGAAAAAGGCAGAGGCATGGAGCGCTTATCAAAAACTTAGTGATGAGCAAAAGAAAAAGTTGGCGGAGATGGAGGCCAAGAAAAAGCCTAACGCGACTAATGCTCCTACTTTGCAACAACATGCCATCAAACGCGAAACAACTCCCGCCCCTGCTGCCCCAAGCCCACGCGCCGTTCAAGCAACTACACCAGAAACTGGCTCTTCAGTGACCCCGGCAGCGCCAAGTACTACTGAAAATCAATAA
- a CDS encoding acetolactate synthase 3 catalytic subunit, with translation MNTSSAEFLATKANKDSANTNAEAAPPEMIGAEMLVHALHKEGVEYVWGYPGGSVLFIYDEIFKQDKFEHILVRHEQAAVHAADGYARATGKVGVALVTSGPGVTNAVTGIATAYTDSIPMVIISGNVPTYAIGEDAFQEADTVGITRPVVKHNFLVKDVKDLPMVLKKAFHIAQTGRPGPVLIDIPKDVSAAKGSFVYPETLEMRSYNPVVKGHSGQIRKAIALLQEAERPYIYTGGGIILADAAPELKEFADLLGYPVTNTLMGLGGFPGTSPQFVGMLGMHGTYEANMAMQHSDVLIAIGARFDDRVIGNTAHFASHPRKIIHIDIDPSVISKRVKVDVPIVGNLKEVLVEMTAQLKAAGPRKNGDKVAAWWDQINEWRKKDCLKYDEASQIVKPQYVVQKLWELTGGDAFICSDVGQHQMWAAQFYKFDKPRRWINSGGLGTMGVGLPYAMGIKKAFPEKDVFTITGEGSIQMCIQELSTCKQYDTPVKIVSLNNRYLGMVRQWQELTYNKRYSSSYMDSLPDFVKLAEAYGHVGMRIEKKSDVEGALKEAIRLKDRTVFMDFQTDPEENVWPMVQAGKGITEMLLGSEDL, from the coding sequence ATGAATACAAGCAGCGCCGAATTTTTAGCTACTAAAGCTAACAAAGACTCAGCCAATACAAATGCCGAAGCAGCGCCTCCAGAAATGATTGGTGCTGAAATGCTCGTGCATGCACTACACAAAGAGGGTGTCGAATACGTCTGGGGTTATCCAGGTGGATCTGTTCTCTTTATCTACGACGAAATTTTTAAACAAGATAAGTTCGAGCACATTTTGGTTCGTCATGAACAAGCAGCTGTTCATGCAGCCGATGGCTATGCTCGCGCAACCGGTAAGGTTGGCGTTGCATTGGTGACATCGGGACCTGGTGTTACGAATGCCGTTACTGGTATCGCTACTGCATATACTGATTCGATCCCAATGGTGATCATCAGCGGTAATGTACCAACATACGCGATTGGTGAAGACGCATTCCAAGAGGCAGATACTGTTGGTATCACTCGCCCAGTGGTAAAGCATAACTTCCTTGTGAAGGATGTGAAAGATTTGCCAATGGTATTGAAGAAGGCTTTTCACATTGCACAGACTGGCCGTCCAGGCCCAGTATTGATTGATATTCCAAAGGATGTATCTGCTGCTAAGGGCTCATTTGTGTATCCAGAGACTCTGGAAATGCGTTCTTATAACCCTGTAGTTAAGGGTCACAGCGGTCAAATCCGTAAAGCGATTGCCTTATTGCAAGAGGCTGAGCGCCCATATATCTACACTGGTGGCGGCATCATTCTTGCTGACGCAGCGCCTGAGCTCAAAGAGTTTGCGGATTTATTGGGCTACCCCGTAACCAATACTCTGATGGGTCTTGGTGGCTTCCCAGGAACAAGCCCACAGTTTGTTGGCATGTTGGGTATGCATGGAACATACGAAGCCAATATGGCAATGCAACACAGTGATGTGTTGATTGCGATTGGCGCACGCTTTGATGATCGTGTGATCGGTAACACCGCACACTTTGCAAGTCATCCACGCAAGATTATTCATATTGATATCGATCCCTCTGTTATTTCTAAGCGGGTTAAAGTGGATGTACCTATCGTTGGCAATCTCAAAGAAGTGTTAGTTGAGATGACTGCTCAGCTCAAAGCTGCTGGTCCGCGCAAGAATGGTGACAAAGTTGCCGCTTGGTGGGATCAGATTAATGAGTGGCGTAAGAAAGATTGCTTGAAGTATGACGAGGCTTCACAAATTGTTAAGCCTCAGTACGTAGTTCAAAAGCTTTGGGAACTCACCGGTGGCGATGCATTCATTTGCTCTGACGTTGGTCAGCATCAAATGTGGGCTGCCCAGTTCTATAAGTTTGATAAGCCACGTCGTTGGATTAACTCCGGTGGTTTAGGTACTATGGGTGTTGGCTTGCCATACGCAATGGGTATCAAGAAGGCATTTCCTGAGAAGGATGTTTTCACAATTACTGGTGAAGGCTCCATTCAGATGTGTATCCAAGAGCTTTCAACCTGTAAGCAATACGACACTCCAGTGAAGATCGTGTCATTGAACAACCGTTACCTCGGTATGGTTCGTCAGTGGCAAGAGCTCACTTATAACAAGCGCTATTCCAGTTCCTACATGGACTCTTTGCCTGACTTCGTGAAGTTGGCAGAGGCCTATGGACACGTTGGTATGCGTATTGAGAAAAAATCTGATGTTGAGGGTGCGCTCAAAGAAGCAATTCGTTTGAAAGATCGCACGGTATTCATGGATTTCCAGACAGACCCAGAAGAAAACGTTTGGCCAATGGTTCAAGCAGGCAAAGGTATTACTGAAATGCTTTTGGGTAGTGAGGATCTGTAA
- a CDS encoding DUF3619 family protein, protein MKHLDDTLSPVQADEFGRASAALLSQGAQSLPTSIKDRLYEARKKALAARKLEKVHIKTTALAGTSGNWAGSFKSSSNLWDTLGWVAPVVVLVFGLIGIAQWQNESRINDIAEVDAALLTDDVPPDAYADSGFMAFLKNGPLSDSEDSSSELSPSK, encoded by the coding sequence GTGAAGCACCTTGATGACACCCTCAGTCCAGTACAAGCCGATGAATTTGGTCGTGCTAGCGCAGCCCTTTTGAGCCAAGGAGCTCAAAGCCTGCCTACCAGCATTAAAGATCGCCTGTATGAAGCACGTAAAAAGGCTTTGGCTGCACGCAAGCTTGAAAAGGTGCACATCAAGACCACAGCTTTAGCCGGCACATCCGGAAATTGGGCTGGCAGCTTTAAATCCTCCAGCAATCTTTGGGATACCCTCGGGTGGGTAGCACCAGTAGTAGTGCTGGTATTTGGACTTATCGGCATAGCGCAATGGCAAAACGAGTCTCGCATCAATGACATCGCTGAAGTAGATGCAGCATTGCTCACTGATGATGTTCCACCTGATGCCTATGCTGACAGCGGATTTATGGCCTTCCTTAAAAACGGCCCACTCTCTGATTCTGAAGACTCATCTAGCGAGCTATCACCAAGCAAATAA